The stretch of DNA GCATCTGTGCCGTTGCGGGGTGCTGTCGCTTTAACCGTTCGAGTCATTCCACATAGATACGGCAAAAGTTCTCTCCTTGCCGAGCTTTGCAGGCTTTAGAGAAGGTCGAACTATCGACGTCGATGCCGCTATGATTCAGTCGATAAAATAAGTCTCGCATGCTCATTAAGCTTGGGTCGAGTACAAACGTCAGCCAGATTTCAAAGAACAAGCGAGTGTTCAATACTGGGTAGTCATTCGGCGATAGTCGCTTCAGGAGCGATTTGACAATTGCGGAAAACGACGATACCGTCAAACGTCATTTTTTATTCGATAGGGGTCAGAATACTCTTTTCTATCCCCTTTTTCTCTCTCTTAAGCTTTCTTTCAACACTTTTGCCCGATCCCCTCACCCTAGAGCAACTCCAGCAGCAGGTTCTCGACGACGACACCGTTCTCCTGCAATATGCAATCGGTGAGGAACAAAGCTATCTCTTCATTGTGCCCCACCAAGGTGAACTTATCGTCCACACCATTCCCCACAGCCGCACAGAAATCCAAACCGCGGCCAACAACTTCAATTACAAAATTCAAGGCGTCTCTTGCCACTATGAAACCGAGGAAGACTGTGCTCCCTATCTAAGCTGGCTCACCCGCACCGATGGCGAAGCGCAAACCCTGACCCAGATGATTCTGCCACCTGAAATCGCACAGCATCTTGCAGGCAAAAACGACTGCTGATTGTGGCTGATGACGTGCTGCATACGATTCCCTTTGCAGCCCTGCCCGATCCCAACGCGACGGACACCAGCACCTATCAACCCCTGATGCTCTCCCATGAAATCATCAATGCACCATCAGCATCAACCATTGCCATCTTGCAAGAGCAGATGCAGCTTCAGGAAGCCGAGGGACAGCGCCCCGGAAATAAGACCCTGGCTGTGATTGCCGATCCGGTCTTTGGGTTAGATGATGCACGCATGACAGGGATGACATCCAACCCTGTTCCCGTCACCCCACCTGCCACCCCTGAACCAGTCATTATCGACAACTTCTTTTTGCAACAAACCTGGCAGCAGATCGCTCCTGAAACCGAACAGTCTACGGTTCCTTCTGGTATCTCTCGACTTGACCTCACCGGAGAATGGGCAGCCTTCACCATTCAAGGCGAGTGGCGACCATAAAATCAAGCTATGATCCAGGTATTGCAACGGCTACGGCTGGAGTATTACCGGAGGCATCCATGACTGCCGTTACCCTAAGCCTAAATCCTACCTTTAATTTGACAGAAGAGGCGTTCTACCAACTCTGTCGAACCAATCCCGATCTCCGGTTTGAACTCACTGCTCAAGGAAAACTCGTGATTATGCCACCCATGGGTGGAGAAGGCAGCAAACGTGAGGCCGATCTGACCTTTGCAGTTCAGCTTTGGAATCGACAGGCGAAGCTCGGTGTCGTCTTCAGTCCCTCCGCTGGCTTTACGTTACCGAATGGTGCTATTCGCTCTCCCGATGTCGCTTGGATTGTTCAATCTCGCTGGGATGCCCTCACCCCTGAGCAACGCCGCAAATTCCCGCCGATCGCCCCTGATTTTGTAATTGAACTCCGCTCTGACACCGATGATTGGGTAGTTCTCCAAGCCAAAATGCGGGAATACATCGAAAATGGAGTGCGGCTAGGGTGGCTGCTGAATCCACAAGATCAGCAGGTGGAAGTCTACCAGCCAGGGCATTCTGTAGAAATTTTGCAAAATGTTCAGTCATTATCGGGAGAGCCAGTGCTGCCGGGGTTCACGCTGGATCTGGCTGAGATTTTTATCTGACTGAGATTTTTGACATGGCATTCTGGTATCGAGAATTGAAACGGCAGCGTGTCAAATAGAGTTCTCCCGGATAATACACACAAGTGATATTCAACGTGATGTGAGGTCTGAATGATGAAACGATGGCTTGGATTTTTTTAACGGGTATCCTGCTTGTGACTCTGCTCGGTCACTCCCGCGTCACGGCTCAA from Synechococcales cyanobacterium T60_A2020_003 encodes:
- a CDS encoding Uma2 family endonuclease, coding for MTAVTLSLNPTFNLTEEAFYQLCRTNPDLRFELTAQGKLVIMPPMGGEGSKREADLTFAVQLWNRQAKLGVVFSPSAGFTLPNGAIRSPDVAWIVQSRWDALTPEQRRKFPPIAPDFVIELRSDTDDWVVLQAKMREYIENGVRLGWLLNPQDQQVEVYQPGHSVEILQNVQSLSGEPVLPGFTLDLAEIFI